A region from the Mya arenaria isolate MELC-2E11 chromosome 2, ASM2691426v1 genome encodes:
- the LOC128219683 gene encoding uncharacterized protein LOC128219683 isoform X1, translating to MLHNTKTMMSDSLKQIYRKAAKVYKKDRESYERFANLLLDSTDEGRESFVPGLMAVIDDDDLFKATANSFVSDAKRPENDKPYREAMQAMLNLQLRESDNKCLKQRDVSAVAVHEKHMSAIKENNFVNAVKHLPLDQYEAFQNHALTHVCKMQTVVQKARSCKQVTRVALAASVLAKDVLLNIQRWWKGEISGKRCVKNILDCGVTVAAGLVGGAIGEVLGGAVGGAVFGPVGAACGAIIGAVTAGATAANYSKTITDALTSSFFDLPKSEALENAYRFLDCSPSASNSTINSRYRKLALRFHPDKGGDRQKWTRLQYAIEIVREAREEK from the exons ATGCTGcacaatacaaaaacaatg ATGTCGGACAGTCTAAAACAAATCTATAGAAAGGCAGCTAAGGTTTACAAGAAAGATAGAGAGTCATATGAACGGTTTGCCAACTTGCTTTTAGACAGTACTGATGAAGGTCGAGAATCGTTTGTTCCCGGTCTGATGgcggtgattgacgatgacgaTTTATTCAAAGCGACAGCAAACAGTTTTGTTTCGGATGCAAAGCGACCAGAAAATGATAAACCATACAGAGAGGCAATGCAAGCGATGTTGAACTTACAGTTGAGAGAAAGCGACAATAAATGTCTTAAGCAACGCGATGTATCAGCAGTGGCTGTTCATGAAAAACATATGTCGGCTATTAAGGAAAACAATTTCGTTAATGCTGTCAAACATCTTCCTCTGGATCAGTATGAAgcatttcaaaatcatgcaCTTACCCATGTTTGCAAAATGCAGACCGTTGTACAAAAGGCTAGATCATGCAAACAAGTAACAAGGGTAGCATTGGCTGCTAGTGTTCTTGCTAAAGACGTATTACTTAATATTCAACGTTGGTGGAAAGGTGAAATATCAGGTAAAAGATGCGTTAAGAATATACTTGATTGCGGCGTTACCGTTGCAGCCGGCCTTGTCGGTGGTGCCATAGGTGAGGTTTTAGGGGGTGCAGTTGGTGGTGCGGTGTTTGGACCAGTTGGAGCAGCATGTGGGGCTATTATTGGAGCTGTTACCGCTGGTGCAACTGCTGCAAATTATAGTAAAACTATAACGGATGCTTTAACGAGCTCTTTTTTTGACCTACCAAAATCGGAAGCGCTCGAAAACGCGTATCGTTTCCTTGACTGTTCTCCATCTGCTAGTAACAGTACCATCAATTCAAGGTACCGAAAACTTGCTTTACGTTTCCATCCGGATAAAGGTGGTGATAGACAGAAGTGGACTCGTCTTCAGTATGCAATTGAAATAGTTCGAGAAGCTCgggaagaaaaataa
- the LOC128219683 gene encoding uncharacterized protein LOC128219683 isoform X2 has product MSDSLKQIYRKAAKVYKKDRESYERFANLLLDSTDEGRESFVPGLMAVIDDDDLFKATANSFVSDAKRPENDKPYREAMQAMLNLQLRESDNKCLKQRDVSAVAVHEKHMSAIKENNFVNAVKHLPLDQYEAFQNHALTHVCKMQTVVQKARSCKQVTRVALAASVLAKDVLLNIQRWWKGEISGKRCVKNILDCGVTVAAGLVGGAIGEVLGGAVGGAVFGPVGAACGAIIGAVTAGATAANYSKTITDALTSSFFDLPKSEALENAYRFLDCSPSASNSTINSRYRKLALRFHPDKGGDRQKWTRLQYAIEIVREAREEK; this is encoded by the coding sequence ATGTCGGACAGTCTAAAACAAATCTATAGAAAGGCAGCTAAGGTTTACAAGAAAGATAGAGAGTCATATGAACGGTTTGCCAACTTGCTTTTAGACAGTACTGATGAAGGTCGAGAATCGTTTGTTCCCGGTCTGATGgcggtgattgacgatgacgaTTTATTCAAAGCGACAGCAAACAGTTTTGTTTCGGATGCAAAGCGACCAGAAAATGATAAACCATACAGAGAGGCAATGCAAGCGATGTTGAACTTACAGTTGAGAGAAAGCGACAATAAATGTCTTAAGCAACGCGATGTATCAGCAGTGGCTGTTCATGAAAAACATATGTCGGCTATTAAGGAAAACAATTTCGTTAATGCTGTCAAACATCTTCCTCTGGATCAGTATGAAgcatttcaaaatcatgcaCTTACCCATGTTTGCAAAATGCAGACCGTTGTACAAAAGGCTAGATCATGCAAACAAGTAACAAGGGTAGCATTGGCTGCTAGTGTTCTTGCTAAAGACGTATTACTTAATATTCAACGTTGGTGGAAAGGTGAAATATCAGGTAAAAGATGCGTTAAGAATATACTTGATTGCGGCGTTACCGTTGCAGCCGGCCTTGTCGGTGGTGCCATAGGTGAGGTTTTAGGGGGTGCAGTTGGTGGTGCGGTGTTTGGACCAGTTGGAGCAGCATGTGGGGCTATTATTGGAGCTGTTACCGCTGGTGCAACTGCTGCAAATTATAGTAAAACTATAACGGATGCTTTAACGAGCTCTTTTTTTGACCTACCAAAATCGGAAGCGCTCGAAAACGCGTATCGTTTCCTTGACTGTTCTCCATCTGCTAGTAACAGTACCATCAATTCAAGGTACCGAAAACTTGCTTTACGTTTCCATCCGGATAAAGGTGGTGATAGACAGAAGTGGACTCGTCTTCAGTATGCAATTGAAATAGTTCGAGAAGCTCgggaagaaaaataa